From a region of the Neodiprion fabricii isolate iyNeoFabr1 chromosome 7, iyNeoFabr1.1, whole genome shotgun sequence genome:
- the LOC124186330 gene encoding methyltransferase-like protein 22 isoform X2 yields MEAHKVTSEIHTENDNFSVSSEELGNAISKFYFKYPRCLTKNGKNGLEFDNDGDPIIDRQTQGELIIEHSISTALGLVGLQVWRGAFLLADYILHNGKLFENQVVLELGSGVGLTSIIAGMLANEVICTDVNVGGILKLIQGNVDRNRVYIKSPFLVTELNFFNLNWPKTLQEKIDAASIILAADVIYDDQITDAFVRTVMKLLNSRLPKAIYIALEKRYVFTISELDTVAPMYEEFLRCVQRYKTNWKIQYLDINFPQYFKYDRVKELILMKIENNVASI; encoded by the exons ATGGAAGCGCATAAAGTAACGTCAGAAATTCATACagaaaatgacaatttttctgTATCGTCGGAGGAATTAGGCA ATGCCATTTCAAAGTTTTACTTCAAATACCCTCGATGCTTGacgaaaaacggaaaaaatggACTCGAGTTTGACAACGACGGAGACCCTATCATTGATCGGCAAACACAGGGAGAATTAATTATAG agcaCAGTATATCGACAGCACTAGGACTTGTTGGCCTTCAAGTATGGCGTGGTGCATTTTTACTCGCTGATTACATACTGCACAATGGAAAActatttgaaaatcaagtcGTCCTAGAGCTAGGGTCTGGTGTTGGCCTTACTAGCATTATAGCCGGAATGTTGGCTAATGAGGTTATATGTACCG ATGTGAATGTAGGTGGGATCCTTAAATTAATACAAGGAAATGTGGATAGAAATAGGGTTTATATTAAATCTCCGTTTCTGGTTACGGAATTGAACTTTTTCAACCTGAACTGGCCGAAAActttacaagaaaaaattgatgcagCTTCAATCATCCTAGCAGCAGATG TGATTTATGATGACCAAATAACGGATGCGTTTGTGAGAACCGTGATGAAGTTGTTGAACTCGCGGTTGCCGAAGGCAATTTACATCGCCTTAGAGAAACGGTATGTGTTTACCATTTCAGAACTGGATACTGTAGCGCCGATGTACGAGGAGTTTTTAAGATGTGTTCAACGATACAAAACTAATTGGAAGATTCAATATTTGGATATAaattttccacaatatttcaaatatgaCAGAGTGAAAGAGCTGATactgatgaaaattgaaaacaacgtCGCTAgtatatga
- the LOC124186330 gene encoding methyltransferase-like protein 22 isoform X1, with the protein MMEAHKVTSEIHTENDNFSVSSEELGNAISKFYFKYPRCLTKNGKNGLEFDNDGDPIIDRQTQGELIIEHSISTALGLVGLQVWRGAFLLADYILHNGKLFENQVVLELGSGVGLTSIIAGMLANEVICTDVNVGGILKLIQGNVDRNRVYIKSPFLVTELNFFNLNWPKTLQEKIDAASIILAADVIYDDQITDAFVRTVMKLLNSRLPKAIYIALEKRYVFTISELDTVAPMYEEFLRCVQRYKTNWKIQYLDINFPQYFKYDRVKELILMKIENNVASI; encoded by the exons ATGGAAGCGCATAAAGTAACGTCAGAAATTCATACagaaaatgacaatttttctgTATCGTCGGAGGAATTAGGCA ATGCCATTTCAAAGTTTTACTTCAAATACCCTCGATGCTTGacgaaaaacggaaaaaatggACTCGAGTTTGACAACGACGGAGACCCTATCATTGATCGGCAAACACAGGGAGAATTAATTATAG agcaCAGTATATCGACAGCACTAGGACTTGTTGGCCTTCAAGTATGGCGTGGTGCATTTTTACTCGCTGATTACATACTGCACAATGGAAAActatttgaaaatcaagtcGTCCTAGAGCTAGGGTCTGGTGTTGGCCTTACTAGCATTATAGCCGGAATGTTGGCTAATGAGGTTATATGTACCG ATGTGAATGTAGGTGGGATCCTTAAATTAATACAAGGAAATGTGGATAGAAATAGGGTTTATATTAAATCTCCGTTTCTGGTTACGGAATTGAACTTTTTCAACCTGAACTGGCCGAAAActttacaagaaaaaattgatgcagCTTCAATCATCCTAGCAGCAGATG TGATTTATGATGACCAAATAACGGATGCGTTTGTGAGAACCGTGATGAAGTTGTTGAACTCGCGGTTGCCGAAGGCAATTTACATCGCCTTAGAGAAACGGTATGTGTTTACCATTTCAGAACTGGATACTGTAGCGCCGATGTACGAGGAGTTTTTAAGATGTGTTCAACGATACAAAACTAATTGGAAGATTCAATATTTGGATATAaattttccacaatatttcaaatatgaCAGAGTGAAAGAGCTGATactgatgaaaattgaaaacaacgtCGCTAgtatatga
- the LOC124186330 gene encoding methyltransferase-like protein 22 isoform X3, whose amino-acid sequence MRSNRFEGRNLEIWNHYDAISKFYFKYPRCLTKNGKNGLEFDNDGDPIIDRQTQGELIIEHSISTALGLVGLQVWRGAFLLADYILHNGKLFENQVVLELGSGVGLTSIIAGMLANEVICTDVNVGGILKLIQGNVDRNRVYIKSPFLVTELNFFNLNWPKTLQEKIDAASIILAADVIYDDQITDAFVRTVMKLLNSRLPKAIYIALEKRYVFTISELDTVAPMYEEFLRCVQRYKTNWKIQYLDINFPQYFKYDRVKELILMKIENNVASI is encoded by the exons ATGCCATTTCAAAGTTTTACTTCAAATACCCTCGATGCTTGacgaaaaacggaaaaaatggACTCGAGTTTGACAACGACGGAGACCCTATCATTGATCGGCAAACACAGGGAGAATTAATTATAG agcaCAGTATATCGACAGCACTAGGACTTGTTGGCCTTCAAGTATGGCGTGGTGCATTTTTACTCGCTGATTACATACTGCACAATGGAAAActatttgaaaatcaagtcGTCCTAGAGCTAGGGTCTGGTGTTGGCCTTACTAGCATTATAGCCGGAATGTTGGCTAATGAGGTTATATGTACCG ATGTGAATGTAGGTGGGATCCTTAAATTAATACAAGGAAATGTGGATAGAAATAGGGTTTATATTAAATCTCCGTTTCTGGTTACGGAATTGAACTTTTTCAACCTGAACTGGCCGAAAActttacaagaaaaaattgatgcagCTTCAATCATCCTAGCAGCAGATG TGATTTATGATGACCAAATAACGGATGCGTTTGTGAGAACCGTGATGAAGTTGTTGAACTCGCGGTTGCCGAAGGCAATTTACATCGCCTTAGAGAAACGGTATGTGTTTACCATTTCAGAACTGGATACTGTAGCGCCGATGTACGAGGAGTTTTTAAGATGTGTTCAACGATACAAAACTAATTGGAAGATTCAATATTTGGATATAaattttccacaatatttcaaatatgaCAGAGTGAAAGAGCTGATactgatgaaaattgaaaacaacgtCGCTAgtatatga